One Candidatus Saccharibacteria bacterium RAAC3_TM7_1 genomic region harbors:
- a CDS encoding hypothetical protein (RAAC3_TM7_1_519), translating into MVLHFKSKSPLRVNKLAGAFIAIAAFLVQPLVTLNIPSAFAVSGPQYYVRADGSDTNCDGSANVADADTTTTACAKATVQAGINAAGSDATVHIGSGSFSASQYLVLAGHDNLTIDGDGKTHTTLQLTAAYDGFKVQANNVTLSDFTIDGTSVANYGLRAQGVDNLTVDNVKTTKMKKTGFDINGVTNSSFTDLTATDNGGNGFSVTDTLNLTFTDTRSSGNAWGGMGIYTHGGAFVGRCGVDGISFSGVLNLQEVGALYTGIDSSTCTSITNVNIPSTALPYKVTLNNTDPQDIYTASQANAESLVSAYGALSPVVRSTETGHYVVVGGQTIQSVINAAPAGSVIDVPAGTYPESVSVNKAVTLVGAGSDDTGTVISGTSGTGLSLSAGTDATHRVVVQNLKVTGFTTGVTASSYNTLENVVSTGNASYGISLNSLNDLNIASSKFNNNTVGLKLSSAASANNVQITNSEFNGNSAHGWYSDKSAASGSYLTNLSVANTSFSDNGQKGFYTEKLSYATFDHVTINNSGFTGSYGSGLNINLKYGNYQNITIQNSVVTNSGRGDALYGTGINIEARDDGSYASNPATLNNVTISGGQVTDNQVGLRFGESGKNNAGPTGVTIMGVNLSGNVAEAINNQTTATITAVGNWWGHETGPTAGQYTGDVIVTPWCDVADCSSLFSDEPVQLEVSDGQGTTDVPLALSSSTPSGPVSVEIPENTTITSDSGWDGTITPPTIDTTYDVPGASNTTGLVITVGSDEYSLSFDKPVKLILPGQKGKLVGWQAPGSSTFTPITTDCSTYLPDLNAGMPVGGDCKTTDDTDLVIWTKHFTTFATYTVATTNGDGSGGGSGGGTTTTSPAPTPTTIFGGVFNVTPNQGTKSGNGIKDDNGEILGTNTSPKKTTANASAKDNGGIILGLAWYWWVAILAVLGLVWWGFSAWRTRRSDTF; encoded by the coding sequence ATGGTATTACATTTTAAAAGTAAAAGCCCCCTTCGAGTTAACAAACTTGCCGGGGCATTCATTGCGATTGCAGCATTTTTGGTGCAACCGCTGGTAACACTAAACATTCCGAGTGCATTTGCGGTTTCGGGTCCTCAGTACTACGTGCGTGCTGACGGTAGTGACACAAACTGTGATGGCTCTGCGAATGTCGCAGATGCTGACACGACTACGACGGCATGTGCCAAAGCAACCGTCCAGGCGGGTATTAATGCCGCTGGTAGCGATGCAACCGTTCACATTGGTTCTGGCAGCTTTAGCGCCAGCCAATATTTAGTTCTTGCTGGTCATGATAACCTGACGATAGACGGAGACGGTAAGACGCACACGACACTGCAACTTACCGCTGCCTATGATGGTTTCAAGGTGCAAGCAAACAACGTTACGCTATCAGACTTCACGATCGATGGCACCTCGGTCGCAAATTACGGCCTCCGCGCCCAAGGTGTCGACAACCTCACGGTTGATAATGTCAAAACTACTAAGATGAAAAAGACAGGTTTTGATATCAATGGTGTCACCAACTCCTCATTCACGGATTTGACCGCTACAGACAATGGCGGAAACGGTTTTTCGGTAACTGATACGTTAAATCTTACTTTCACTGACACACGTTCTTCTGGCAACGCATGGGGCGGCATGGGCATTTATACTCACGGTGGAGCATTTGTTGGTCGCTGTGGCGTGGATGGTATTAGCTTCAGTGGAGTTCTAAACTTGCAAGAAGTCGGAGCCCTCTATACTGGAATCGACAGCTCTACCTGTACCTCTATCACTAATGTAAATATTCCAAGCACGGCCCTTCCGTATAAGGTCACATTAAACAACACCGACCCACAGGATATTTATACCGCTAGCCAGGCCAATGCCGAATCGCTTGTTAGTGCTTACGGTGCGCTTTCTCCAGTAGTGAGGAGCACCGAGACGGGGCACTACGTTGTGGTCGGTGGCCAAACTATCCAATCGGTCATTAACGCTGCTCCGGCCGGTAGTGTCATCGACGTTCCGGCAGGTACCTACCCAGAAAGCGTATCGGTGAATAAAGCCGTGACACTGGTCGGTGCGGGAAGCGACGATACGGGAACGGTTATCTCGGGTACGAGCGGTACGGGTCTTAGTCTTTCGGCCGGTACTGACGCGACACATCGTGTTGTTGTCCAAAACCTTAAAGTCACAGGCTTTACGACCGGCGTGACGGCAAGCAGCTACAACACGCTGGAAAATGTCGTTAGCACCGGAAACGCTAGCTACGGCATTAGCCTCAATAGCTTGAACGATCTAAACATTGCAAGCTCTAAATTTAATAACAACACAGTCGGTTTGAAACTTAGCTCGGCAGCAAGCGCCAACAATGTGCAAATCACCAACAGTGAATTTAACGGTAACAGCGCCCATGGCTGGTACTCTGACAAAAGTGCAGCAAGTGGTTCGTACTTAACAAACCTATCGGTGGCTAATACGAGCTTTAGTGATAACGGCCAAAAAGGTTTTTACACTGAAAAGCTTTCGTACGCAACATTTGACCATGTCACTATAAACAATAGTGGCTTCACCGGTAGTTATGGTTCTGGTCTTAATATCAATCTGAAGTATGGTAATTACCAAAATATTACCATTCAAAACTCAGTAGTCACGAATTCTGGCCGAGGCGATGCACTCTACGGTACAGGTATTAATATCGAAGCACGCGATGACGGCTCCTACGCCAGTAATCCTGCAACGCTCAACAATGTGACGATTTCAGGCGGTCAGGTAACGGACAATCAAGTTGGTCTACGCTTCGGTGAATCTGGCAAGAACAATGCTGGTCCGACAGGCGTGACTATCATGGGAGTTAATCTGAGTGGCAACGTTGCAGAAGCGATCAATAATCAAACGACGGCGACCATCACCGCAGTCGGTAACTGGTGGGGCCATGAGACTGGTCCAACAGCAGGTCAGTACACCGGCGATGTCATCGTTACTCCATGGTGTGACGTCGCGGACTGCAGCAGTTTGTTTTCAGATGAACCCGTACAGCTAGAGGTTTCTGACGGGCAAGGTACGACGGACGTTCCTCTAGCTCTCAGTAGCTCTACGCCGAGCGGTCCGGTATCGGTAGAAATTCCAGAAAATACGACGATAACAAGTGACTCAGGTTGGGACGGAACTATCACACCGCCCACAATAGATACAACTTACGATGTGCCTGGAGCAAGCAACACGACTGGATTAGTCATTACAGTGGGCTCGGATGAATACAGCCTGTCATTTGACAAGCCAGTAAAGCTTATCCTACCTGGCCAGAAAGGCAAGCTGGTGGGCTGGCAGGCTCCTGGCAGCAGTACATTTACCCCAATTACGACCGATTGTAGTACATACCTGCCCGACCTAAACGCTGGTATGCCAGTTGGCGGTGATTGTAAAACCACAGATGATACTGATCTTGTCATCTGGACAAAACACTTTACAACCTTCGCAACTTATACGGTGGCAACGACAAATGGCGATGGATCGGGCGGCGGCTCAGGCGGCGGCACTACAACTACCAGCCCGGCGCCGACTCCAACGACGATTTTTGGCGGAGTCTTTAACGTCACACCGAACCAGGGTACGAAATCTGGTAACGGCATCAAAGACGATAACGGTGAAATTCTTGGTACTAATACGTCACCAAAGAAAACTACTGCGAATGCAAGTGCTAAAGATAATGGCGGCATTATCCTTGGCTTGGCCTGGTACTGGTGGGTTGCCATCCTGGCAGTACTAGGACTCGTCTGGTGGGGCTTCAGCGCATGGCGCACCCGTCGTAGCGACACTTTCTAG
- a CDS encoding hypothetical protein (RAAC3_TM7_1_523): MKAVVKVGGKQYIVAEKETLLVDRLPDGTKELTLDALLTIDGDNTTVGTPTVKGAVVKAKVVDDEVKGDKLRIIRYKAKKRVHKETGHRQKYTRIQIASIGK, encoded by the coding sequence ATGAAAGCAGTCGTGAAAGTAGGCGGCAAGCAATATATTGTCGCTGAAAAAGAGACCCTCCTGGTGGACCGCCTCCCGGATGGAACCAAAGAGCTCACCCTCGACGCGCTTCTGACGATTGATGGAGACAACACCACCGTCGGAACGCCTACTGTCAAAGGTGCTGTAGTCAAAGCTAAGGTGGTAGATGATGAAGTAAAGGGCGACAAGCTCCGGATCATCCGCTACAAAGCCAAAAAGCGCGTGCACAAGGAAACTGGCCACCGCCAGAAGTACACCCGTATCCAGATC
- a CDS encoding hypothetical protein (RAAC3_TM7_1_520) encodes MPKRNVTKKTLHTRVRRGIKNTVVPHKKNGYRPHLIRGTGIAVVVTVVVAAQLLSGLVPRGTILGNETDVTMERLLAATNEQRVRQGEAPLTLDQKLNYAATEKAHDMLAGQYWAHVSPSGATPWTWFKKAGYHYSYAGENLAKGFLTSSGVVTAWMNSTEHRDNVLNEHYTNVGFAVVNGSLDGESTNIIVALYGRPVAKTAVATGETVLAATDEPMSLAAHLGVALQSMSPAVLTSLLLTIFTIFIALTAHMYRKKLPKQVRQTWRRHHGLYKAVGMSSLAVVLLALYGGGQI; translated from the coding sequence ATGCCAAAACGAAACGTCACGAAAAAAACGCTGCATACCCGCGTCCGCCGCGGTATTAAAAATACTGTCGTGCCGCACAAGAAAAACGGCTACCGTCCGCATCTGATCAGAGGAACGGGAATTGCTGTGGTAGTAACAGTGGTCGTCGCAGCGCAGCTACTTAGCGGTCTCGTACCGCGAGGCACGATACTGGGCAATGAGACCGATGTGACGATGGAGCGATTGCTCGCTGCTACTAATGAGCAGCGCGTTCGCCAGGGTGAAGCGCCATTGACGCTCGACCAGAAACTGAATTACGCCGCCACCGAGAAAGCTCACGATATGCTAGCGGGTCAGTACTGGGCACATGTATCACCCAGTGGTGCCACGCCGTGGACTTGGTTTAAAAAAGCCGGCTACCACTACAGTTATGCCGGCGAAAACCTTGCTAAGGGCTTTCTGACTTCTTCGGGCGTTGTGACGGCTTGGATGAACTCTACCGAGCACCGCGATAACGTGCTAAATGAGCATTATACGAATGTTGGTTTTGCTGTGGTAAACGGCTCACTGGACGGTGAATCGACTAATATTATCGTCGCGCTTTATGGCCGACCAGTAGCAAAAACAGCCGTTGCCACTGGTGAGACAGTACTCGCTGCAACTGATGAACCAATGAGCCTGGCGGCACATCTCGGCGTAGCCTTGCAGTCGATGAGCCCGGCAGTGCTGACATCGCTACTGCTCACTATATTCACGATCTTTATTGCGCTGACAGCGCACATGTACCGCAAAAAACTGCCCAAGCAAGTCCGTCAGACATGGCGTCGTCATCATGGCCTATATAAAGCAGTTGGCATGAGCTCACTGGCGGTCGTTTTACTTGCGCTGTACGGTGGCGGACAAATTTAG
- a CDS encoding hypothetical protein (RAAC3_TM7_1_521) has product MAMDRDNAPHFNVYEPKQPEEVREFVVPSEKDLPSGYEFLYQEDRILEPTLDGRTKLDVLLAEHGYAIRLVPVDGGYLVYKFMGLKPVE; this is encoded by the coding sequence ATGGCTATGGATAGAGATAACGCACCACATTTTAACGTCTACGAGCCAAAACAACCCGAGGAAGTGAGAGAATTTGTCGTACCGTCCGAGAAGGATTTACCATCTGGTTACGAGTTTCTCTACCAAGAAGATCGAATACTGGAGCCTACGCTTGACGGACGAACAAAACTGGATGTGCTGCTAGCAGAGCATGGTTATGCCATACGGCTGGTTCCTGTGGATGGCGGCTACCTCGTATATAAATTTATGGGTCTCAAGCCAGTAGAATAA
- a CDS encoding UTP-glucose-1-phosphate uridylyltransferase (RAAC3_TM7_1_522) has translation MKVTKAIIPVAGWGTRRLPITKTIEKCMLPIGNRPLVDYVVQDCLKAGITELIFVVGEDSTQLEDYYRSNIKLNDYLRQNGKEDKLPLVAPLEGIKLHFVTQPSHGKYGTAVPVALARGYIKEGESAVVLMGDDFIWNENGASEVKRLIEATPEGDCGLLAAQVELKKGGTLGLIVQDEQGFYKEIVDQPLVEDNPPSDLANISKYLLTKEVLDEAVKLPPAHNGEYQLPDAVNNFVARGGRVKVVPAQGQYLDGGTLEGWLHTNNVIAGK, from the coding sequence ATGAAAGTTACTAAAGCCATTATCCCTGTCGCGGGCTGGGGCACGCGCCGACTGCCAATTACGAAGACGATTGAAAAATGCATGCTGCCGATTGGCAACCGGCCATTAGTCGACTATGTGGTACAAGATTGTCTAAAGGCGGGCATCACGGAGCTGATCTTTGTCGTCGGGGAAGATAGCACGCAGCTCGAAGATTATTACCGCAGTAACATCAAACTAAATGACTATCTGCGTCAAAATGGGAAAGAAGATAAGCTACCGCTTGTCGCGCCACTCGAAGGTATAAAACTCCACTTTGTAACACAGCCCAGTCACGGCAAATACGGTACGGCCGTACCAGTAGCCTTGGCGAGAGGTTATATCAAAGAAGGTGAATCAGCGGTCGTGCTGATGGGTGACGACTTTATCTGGAACGAAAACGGTGCGAGTGAAGTTAAACGCTTGATAGAGGCAACTCCCGAGGGAGACTGTGGCCTCCTCGCGGCACAAGTTGAGCTCAAAAAGGGCGGCACGCTTGGTTTGATCGTGCAGGATGAGCAAGGATTTTACAAAGAAATTGTCGACCAGCCACTTGTTGAAGATAATCCACCGAGCGATCTGGCGAACATCAGTAAGTACCTCCTCACCAAGGAGGTACTCGATGAGGCAGTGAAGCTGCCTCCGGCTCACAATGGCGAGTATCAGCTGCCAGACGCAGTGAATAACTTTGTTGCACGTGGTGGACGGGTAAAAGTGGTTCCAGCGCAAGGTCAGTATCTCGACGGAGGAACACTCGAAGGCTGGCTGCATACCAACAATGTCATAGCTGGAAAATAG